A section of the Rhizomicrobium sp. genome encodes:
- a CDS encoding DUF1778 domain-containing protein has product MAEPISVVAAPGKGRRACTYGVRTLGSALEIPHMAGPTAIRDDRIELRASKEEKRLLVAAAAEERLDVTSFIMRRVMPAAREVVERSERIALSERDSARVLKLLENPPKPTPALLAAARRRLLRK; this is encoded by the coding sequence ATGGCGGAGCCCATATCCGTCGTCGCGGCGCCCGGCAAGGGCCGCCGTGCTTGCACGTACGGCGTCCGTACGCTAGGTTCAGCCTTGGAGATACCACACATGGCCGGCCCCACTGCCATCCGCGACGACCGCATCGAACTGCGCGCCAGCAAGGAAGAAAAGCGCCTGCTGGTCGCCGCGGCCGCCGAGGAACGTCTGGACGTGACGAGCTTCATCATGCGCCGTGTCATGCCGGCCGCGCGCGAGGTCGTGGAGCGGTCGGAGCGGATTGCGCTGTCGGAACGCGATTCCGCACGGGTTCTGAAGCTTCTCGAGAATCCGCCCAAGCCGACGCCCGCTCTGTTGGCCGCCGCGCGCAGGCGCTTGCTGCGCAAGTGA
- a CDS encoding GNAT family N-acetyltransferase, giving the protein MSVAWHETAIGKQHDRRRFDCGVAALNDYLMRFARQNHESGGAKTFLAVAPDEPNRVLGYYTISPGAVAFASVPPRMARGLGRYEVPVFRLGRLAVDRSAQGQGLGADLLLAAGERCLAVAAEVGGIALAIDAKDDAAARWYLRFGALRLLDEPLRLVLPLDTVAQALARAAPGR; this is encoded by the coding sequence GTGAGCGTTGCCTGGCATGAGACGGCCATCGGCAAGCAGCATGATCGCAGGCGGTTCGACTGCGGAGTCGCGGCGCTGAACGACTATCTCATGCGCTTCGCCCGGCAGAACCACGAGAGCGGCGGCGCCAAGACGTTCCTGGCGGTCGCCCCCGATGAGCCGAACCGCGTTCTCGGCTACTACACGATCAGCCCCGGCGCCGTCGCGTTTGCCAGCGTTCCGCCAAGGATGGCGCGCGGCCTCGGGCGCTATGAGGTGCCGGTTTTTCGGCTCGGGCGCCTGGCCGTCGATCGTTCGGCGCAAGGCCAGGGCCTGGGCGCCGACCTTCTGCTCGCGGCCGGCGAGCGATGTCTGGCGGTCGCCGCCGAGGTGGGCGGCATCGCGCTCGCGATTGACGCCAAGGACGACGCTGCCGCCCGATGGTATCTGCGTTTCGGCGCGTTGCGATTGCTCGACGAACCTCTTCGTCTGGTTCTTCCGCTCGACACCGTCGCGCAAGCCCTGGCGCGCGCTGCGCCGGGTCGATGA
- a CDS encoding alpha/beta hydrolase, translating into MPFVTAGDIDIYYERAGSGPRLLFISGSGSDLRMKPSPMDGPFPKAFDILSYDQRGLGQTSKPDVPYSMADYADDAARLMDAVGWASARVIGLSFGGMVAQEFVLRHPAKVERLVLGCTSPGGAGGASFALHELEELDRVERARRLIPVYDTRRDAAWQKANPDMYEQFVAATDPYAGEPGHAMGARRQVEARSHHDTYDRLAQIACPVMIAAGRYDGVALPATQEKMAARIAGSVLRFYEGGHMFILQDRAALPDMVEFLKG; encoded by the coding sequence ATGCCATTCGTAACGGCCGGCGACATCGACATCTATTACGAGCGGGCGGGCAGCGGGCCGCGGCTGCTGTTCATTTCCGGCTCGGGTTCCGATCTTCGGATGAAGCCCAGTCCGATGGACGGGCCGTTTCCCAAGGCGTTCGATATCCTGTCCTACGACCAGCGCGGGCTGGGGCAGACCTCCAAGCCGGACGTGCCCTATTCCATGGCCGACTATGCCGACGATGCGGCGCGGCTGATGGACGCCGTCGGCTGGGCGAGTGCGCGGGTGATCGGCCTGTCGTTCGGCGGGATGGTGGCGCAGGAATTCGTGCTCCGGCATCCTGCGAAGGTCGAGCGGCTGGTGCTCGGCTGCACCTCGCCGGGCGGGGCGGGCGGCGCGTCCTTTGCGCTCCACGAGCTGGAGGAACTGGACCGCGTGGAGCGGGCGCGGCGCCTCATCCCCGTCTACGACACGCGGCGCGACGCGGCCTGGCAGAAAGCCAATCCGGACATGTACGAGCAGTTCGTCGCCGCGACCGATCCATACGCCGGCGAGCCCGGCCATGCGATGGGCGCGCGCCGCCAGGTCGAAGCCCGGTCGCATCACGACACCTATGACCGGTTGGCGCAGATCGCGTGTCCCGTGATGATCGCGGCGGGCCGCTATGACGGCGTCGCGCTGCCGGCGACGCAGGAGAAGATGGCGGCGCGGATCGCGGGATCGGTGCTGCGGTTCTACGAGGGCGGCCACATGTTCATCCTCCAGGACCGCGCCGCGCTGCCGGACATGGTGGAATTCCTCAAGGGGTGA